Proteins encoded together in one Pontiella desulfatans window:
- a CDS encoding aldose 1-epimerase family protein: MITIENEQFSATVDLRGAELRSFKEKSTGREMMWQADPEIWGGSAPILFPIVGKLRDGKTRINGQTYGIPKHGLVRTRTAKCIEQGRDVVVFSFSSDAETLQHYPFTFTLEVEFRLDGKQLLIDYRVKNEGAEEMLFTIGSHPALALDLEQAALDGYDLEFEKPESLDLYGLTDGLLAFKQGGYLENNNCIRLSETLFDDDALIFKNIRSRRVRLKPRHRTGGLEIDLGNCPHLGIWAKPGAAYVCIEPWHSYDDAPDSNGNFENKPGILRLAPAETFETGYAIRMVG, translated from the coding sequence ATGATCACGATTGAAAACGAACAGTTCTCCGCTACGGTTGACCTGCGGGGCGCGGAGCTCCGCTCCTTCAAGGAAAAATCCACCGGCCGCGAAATGATGTGGCAAGCCGATCCGGAAATCTGGGGCGGCAGCGCGCCCATCCTTTTTCCGATCGTTGGAAAACTGCGCGATGGCAAGACCCGGATTAATGGCCAAACGTATGGGATTCCAAAACACGGCCTCGTCCGCACCCGCACTGCCAAGTGTATTGAACAGGGGCGCGACGTTGTGGTCTTTTCATTTTCGTCCGATGCGGAAACCCTCCAGCACTATCCCTTCACCTTCACGCTTGAAGTCGAGTTCCGGCTGGATGGGAAACAACTGCTTATCGACTACCGGGTAAAGAATGAGGGAGCCGAAGAGATGCTCTTCACCATCGGCTCCCACCCGGCACTGGCGCTCGACCTCGAACAGGCCGCGCTTGATGGGTATGACCTCGAATTCGAAAAGCCGGAATCGCTGGATCTATATGGATTGACCGATGGCTTGCTGGCCTTCAAGCAGGGCGGTTATCTGGAAAACAACAACTGCATCCGGCTCTCGGAAACCCTGTTCGACGACGACGCGCTGATTTTCAAAAACATCCGCTCACGGCGGGTACGGCTGAAACCAAGGCACCGGACGGGCGGTCTCGAGATTGACCTGGGCAACTGCCCGCACCTCGGCATCTGGGCGAAGCCCGGTGCGGCCTATGTCTGCATCGAGCCGTGGCATTCATACGACGATGCACCGGATAGCAACGGAAACTTTGAAAACAAACCCGGCATACTGCGGCTCGCCCCAGCCGAAACCTTCGAGACCGGCTACGCCATCCGCATGGTCGGCTGA
- a CDS encoding right-handed parallel beta-helix repeat-containing protein produces MKKFILFLMLCTAGFAGVYYFMEREPVPEATTIAAPVPAPVEQKTPEPKPVPEPKPAPVTADFEIPAGYTLISSLDELADYAAQSGNLIRMKPGTYVVKKTYYADDPKIIFNFSGSNNTFDLTDVRIEIDTQVYADMPNSKNPHGYMGFRMHGDHITILGGEFEDIGEKVGPRGANEFEIMGNDFTMKGSSVTVRGSAPYGYGDMYGKGRGAFVRLQKHALMSVMGDRILIEDCDFKVFSYGHGIHMHGSQDNVFRNVKMLGALRLTDEIYNEKSGPAAEHDYKIMFPDWMQGQPIPKGQMLSLTEDGIRAYVRGTNKEGVERNTGHVTMENCTIVRMRTCVALAAASSADVTDCTVREAGGTAYGLPSNCTIRRCKGDASYSPLLSIPYSNRRNADIELELVETDQDAGDHALANIVGSNHRITITYSGKTRPKKLREICIGSTGERYREDNTDEKELREKNNANGITLINETPHPVFLTEFSSNCEVITHSSVKDRGDDNKKKKTASR; encoded by the coding sequence ATGAAAAAGTTTATCTTGTTTTTGATGCTCTGCACGGCCGGCTTTGCCGGGGTCTATTATTTCATGGAACGGGAACCGGTGCCGGAGGCCACAACGATCGCGGCTCCGGTTCCGGCCCCGGTTGAGCAAAAGACCCCGGAACCGAAACCCGTCCCCGAGCCCAAACCCGCGCCGGTTACGGCGGATTTCGAGATTCCTGCGGGATACACGCTGATCTCCTCGCTGGATGAGCTGGCGGACTATGCGGCGCAGAGCGGCAACCTGATCCGCATGAAGCCCGGAACCTATGTCGTTAAGAAAACGTATTATGCGGACGACCCTAAAATTATTTTCAACTTCAGCGGATCGAACAACACCTTTGATCTGACGGATGTGCGGATTGAAATCGACACGCAGGTCTATGCGGATATGCCGAACTCCAAGAACCCGCATGGGTATATGGGCTTCCGCATGCATGGAGATCACATCACGATTCTCGGCGGCGAGTTTGAAGACATCGGCGAAAAGGTGGGGCCGCGCGGGGCCAACGAATTCGAGATTATGGGCAACGATTTCACAATGAAGGGCAGCTCGGTTACGGTTCGCGGTTCGGCGCCCTATGGCTATGGTGATATGTACGGCAAAGGGCGTGGCGCATTTGTGCGGTTGCAGAAGCATGCGTTGATGTCGGTGATGGGCGACCGCATCCTGATTGAAGACTGCGACTTCAAGGTCTTTTCCTATGGCCACGGCATTCACATGCACGGCTCGCAGGATAATGTGTTCCGCAATGTGAAGATGCTGGGGGCGTTGCGCCTGACGGACGAGATCTACAACGAGAAGTCGGGGCCGGCGGCCGAGCACGACTATAAAATCATGTTTCCCGACTGGATGCAGGGGCAGCCGATTCCGAAGGGGCAGATGCTGAGCCTGACGGAAGACGGCATCCGGGCGTATGTCCGGGGCACCAACAAAGAGGGAGTAGAGCGCAACACCGGACACGTCACCATGGAAAACTGCACCATCGTCCGCATGCGCACCTGCGTTGCGCTGGCGGCGGCCTCGAGTGCCGACGTTACCGACTGCACGGTGCGCGAAGCGGGCGGCACGGCCTATGGCCTGCCGTCCAACTGCACGATTCGCCGGTGCAAAGGCGATGCGTCGTACAGCCCGCTGCTTTCCATCCCCTATAGCAACCGGCGCAACGCGGACATCGAGCTGGAGCTGGTCGAGACCGACCAGGATGCCGGGGATCATGCATTGGCCAATATTGTTGGCAGCAATCACCGGATCACGATCACCTATTCCGGCAAAACGCGGCCGAAGAAGCTACGCGAAATCTGCATTGGATCCACCGGCGAGCGCTATCGGGAGGACAATACCGACGAAAAGGAACTCCGCGAGAAAAACAACGCGAACGGCATCACCCTGATCAACGAAACACCCCATCCGGTCTTCCTGACGGAATTTTCCTCCAACTGCGAAGTCATCACCCATAGCTCCGTCAAAGACCGGGGCGACGACAATAAAAAGAAAAAAACCGCATCCCGATAG
- a CDS encoding glycoside hydrolase — MKNRLFFTVGFVALACQGETLVTLDFSKRAQTIENIGSSTGMHGDHMAKHWAPETVDAVADLLFSREFDGAGTPKGIGLSCFRIQIGAGGAGEEGGIRAPWRRTDCFLRADGSYDWVNQGQGVHYWRRKASEYEVPTVIGYLNSPPVWFTESGYVFKTSKSFTSNLKPEHYGNYAAFLTAVATHFQETGLPFSHISPVNEPQWYWDGVPGRAKQEGSPWTNEQIAEVVRLTDQRFLANRISTRLLIPEAAEYPALVEPLPGRYFAAASDQIDAFWNRKSPDYVGNLKSVEPAVAGHAYFSDGSVVKIINTREAVKEAVARSGSNLRFWQTEYSLLGEGWTGGLPVSEVDEMTAALLLARNIHADLTLANASAWQWWSSTEPRMGRVPRYCLIECGDDDEETYRATKLLWALGHYSRFVRPGMVRIEAQTGRPAGKDLEGLMASAYHDAGRNRWVMVLVNFSDVEQEVAYRTRMLPPARGRWETQGFLTRKDSHMQRFSIHDERLTLPPKSMATIVSGAVR, encoded by the coding sequence ATGAAGAACCGTCTATTTTTTACCGTTGGATTCGTTGCGCTTGCCTGCCAGGGCGAGACGTTGGTTACGCTGGATTTTTCGAAGCGGGCGCAAACCATCGAGAACATCGGTTCCTCAACGGGGATGCACGGCGACCATATGGCCAAGCATTGGGCCCCCGAAACCGTCGATGCGGTTGCCGACCTTTTGTTTAGCCGGGAATTCGATGGGGCCGGCACGCCGAAGGGGATCGGCCTTTCCTGTTTCCGGATCCAGATTGGCGCGGGCGGAGCAGGGGAAGAGGGGGGGATTCGGGCGCCTTGGCGCAGAACCGACTGCTTCCTCCGGGCCGATGGGTCGTATGATTGGGTCAACCAGGGACAGGGCGTTCACTACTGGCGCAGGAAGGCAAGCGAATACGAAGTGCCGACGGTGATCGGCTATCTCAACTCGCCGCCGGTTTGGTTCACCGAAAGCGGCTATGTGTTCAAGACCTCGAAAAGCTTCACCTCCAATCTCAAGCCGGAGCACTATGGCAACTACGCCGCATTCCTGACCGCCGTCGCAACGCATTTCCAGGAAACGGGCTTGCCGTTCTCCCACATCAGTCCGGTCAACGAACCGCAGTGGTACTGGGACGGGGTTCCGGGCAGGGCCAAGCAGGAAGGCTCTCCGTGGACGAACGAACAGATTGCCGAGGTGGTGCGGTTGACCGATCAGCGGTTTCTTGCCAACCGGATCTCGACCCGGCTGCTCATTCCCGAGGCGGCCGAATATCCCGCGTTGGTTGAGCCGCTTCCGGGGCGATACTTTGCCGCGGCCTCCGACCAAATCGACGCATTCTGGAACCGCAAGAGCCCGGACTATGTCGGAAACCTCAAGTCGGTGGAGCCGGCGGTGGCCGGGCATGCCTACTTTTCCGATGGCAGCGTTGTCAAGATCATCAACACCCGGGAAGCCGTGAAGGAAGCCGTGGCCCGCTCCGGTTCCAACCTCCGGTTCTGGCAAACCGAATACAGCTTGCTGGGCGAGGGGTGGACGGGCGGGTTGCCCGTTTCGGAGGTGGATGAGATGACCGCCGCCCTCCTGCTGGCGCGCAACATCCATGCCGACCTCACACTGGCCAATGCCTCGGCGTGGCAATGGTGGTCGTCCACCGAGCCTCGGATGGGGCGGGTGCCGCGCTATTGCCTGATCGAGTGCGGGGACGACGACGAGGAAACCTATCGCGCAACGAAACTGCTATGGGCGCTGGGCCACTATAGCCGCTTTGTGCGGCCCGGCATGGTGCGCATCGAAGCGCAGACCGGGCGGCCGGCCGGAAAAGACCTCGAAGGGTTGATGGCCTCCGCCTACCACGACGCCGGGCGCAACCGCTGGGTGATGGTGCTCGTCAACTTTTCCGATGTCGAGCAGGAGGTCGCCTACCGCACCCGCATGCTCCCGCCCGCGCGAGGCCGCTGGGAAACCCAGGGTTTCCTGACGCGCAAGGACTCCCATATGCAACGGTTCAGCATCCATGACGAACGGTTGACCCTGCCGCCCAAGAGCATGGCAACCATCGTCAGCGGCGCAGTCCGCTGA